In the genome of Streptomyces aquilus, the window CACCGTCAGCGACTCCCCGCGTGCCTGCGGCGAGACCCCGGCGGCGACGAGGGCGGCCTCGGCGGCGGCCGCGGACCCCGCCCAGCCGGCCAGGGCGGCCCGCAGGGTCTTGCGGCGCTGTGCGAACGCGGCGTCCACGACGGCGAAGACCTCACGCTTGGAGGCGCTGGTCTTGATCGGCTCGGCCCGCCGCACCAGCGACACGAGCCCGCTGTCGACGTTGGGCGCGGGCCAGAAGACGTTGCGCCCGATGGAACCGGCCCGCTTGACCTCGGCGTACCAGTTGGCCTTCACGGACGGCACGCCGTAGACCCGGGAGCCGGGCCCGGCGGCGAGCCGGTCGGCGACCTCGGCCTGCACCATCACGAGGGTGCGCTCGATGGTCGGGAACGTGTCGAGCATGTGCAGCAGCACGGGCACGGCGACGTTGTACGGCAGGTTCGCGACCAGCGCGGTCGGGGGCGGCCCCGGCAGCTCCTCGACGTGCATGGCGTCGGAGTGGACCAGCGCGAACCGCTCGGCCCGCTGCGGCATGCGCGCGGCGATGGTGGCGGGCAGGGCGGCGGCGAGCACGTCGTCGATCTCGACGGCCGTGACGCGCTCGGCGACCTCCAGCAGCGCGAGCGTGAGCGACCCGAGCCCCGGCCCGACCTCCACGACCACGTCGTCCGGCCGTACGTCGGCGGTGCGCACGATCCGGCGGACCGTGTTCGCGTCGATGACGAAGTTCTGTCCGCGCTGCTTGGTCGGCCGCACACCGAGAACATCCGCGAGCTCACGGATGTCGGCGGGGCCGAGGAGGGCGTCGGGGGTGGGGCTGCTGGTCACGGGACAAGGGTACGGGGGCGGCTGCGCCGGTCCCGACACCGCTCGCCCGCCCACCGCGACCGCCGACCACGCCTCCGCCCCTCGCACCGCGACCGCCGGCCACGCCTCCGCCCCCTCGCACCCCGACCGCCGACCACGCCTCCGCCACCCCGCACCGCGACCGCCGGCCGCGCCTGCGCCCCCCGCACCGCGGCCGTCAGCCGTGCAGCCGCCGCCCGCAGTGCGGCCAGGGGCTCGCTCCCCGCCTTACGTACAGCTTCTTCGCCCGGAACGTCTGTTCCGCCGCCGGGGCGTCCTGGGGGCGGCCGCTGCCGCCGAGGCTCTGCCAGGTGCGGGTGTCGAACTGGTACAGCCCGCCGTACGTCCCCGAGGGGTCCACCGCGTTCGGCCGGCCCCCGGACTCGCACGTCGCGAGGCCCTGCCAGTTCAGCCCGTCCGCTCCCTGCACGGACGTCGGCAGCGGCTTGGTCCCCACCTTCACCACCTGCGCCCGCGGCTCGCGCACCACCGCGGTCCTGATCCGCCGCGGCTTCTGCTTGACGCCGTTGACGGTGCGCAGGGAGTACGTGACCTGCCGCACCCCTTCCCGTCCGGCCTGCTCGACGACCTCCGTGCCCTTGAACAGCGAGGCGTCCTCACGGCGCTCGACCCGGAACGGGATCGTCTCCTCGCGGACCTCCTTGGTGCCGGTGATCCGCAGGACGGTCACCGTCTGCCCGTCGCGCGGGAAGCTCCCCGGCGCGACCGACGTGGTGTCCTGCCCGCGCAGCGTGATGCCGGCCTCCTCGATCACCTCCCGCACGGTCGCCGCGTTGGTGCGGACGGTCCGGGACCGTCCGTCGGCCATGACGGTGACCGCGCGCTCGGTGCGTACGTCCAGCGCGAGCCCCTCGCGCCCGATGCGCTGGGAGCGTGCGGCCGACAGATACGCGCCCTCCGCGCGCACCCCGAACTGTTTGAGCGCCCCCTCCACCGTGTGCGCCGTCGTCCACACCTCGCGCCGCTGCCCGTCGATCGTGAGCCGGACGGGGCGCCCGTAGTGCACGGCGATCTCGTCGCCGCTGCTGAGCGCCGTCCCGGGGGCGGGCGCGACCACGTCGTGCGCCCCCACGTCGACGCCCTCCTCGGCGAGCAGCTCGGTCACGTCGTCCGCGAAGGTGTGCAGGGTGCGCGGTTTGCCGTCGACGTTCAGCTCGATCGCCTTGTCCTTGGCGACGAACGCGGTGGTCCCGCCCGCGAGGAACGCGACGACCAGCGCCTGCGGCAGCAGTCGGCGCATGGTGCTGTCCGCGCGCTCGGCGCCCCGCATCTTCCGCCGGCGCGCGGCCCGCCGACTCGCTCCGGCGCGCGAGGCGGGCTCGGGCGCCGACGCGGGCGCGGGTGCGCCGGGCAGGTCGTAGGCGGGCCGGTACGTGTCCTCGTACGCGACCGGCATCGGCTCCTCGTACGCCACCGGCATCGGCGGGGTCGGCGCGGTCTGCACGCCGTACGCCAGCGTCTCCGCGCTGTGCGGGTCGTAGGCCGCGCCGTACGGCTCGTACGTCTGGTACTGGGAGTTGCTCACGCCGACACGCTCCAGGGTCCAGAGAGACCCAGAACCTAGCGGAGCGGCCGTCACTCTCCAAAGCGACGCGAGTACTCAGCGTGGTGTTCAGTAGCCGAACGCGCGTGCCGTGTTGGCGGCGAGGGCCGTGGCCAGGGCGTCCTCGTCGATGCCGCGCACCGCGGCCAGCGCCCGCACCGTGACCGGAATCAGGTAGGGCGCGTTGGGCCGTCCGCGGTACGGCACCGGCGTCAGGAAGGGCGCGTCGGTCTCCACCAGGAGCAGCTCCAGCGGGGCCACCGCCACCGCGTCCCGCAGGTTCTGGGCGTTCTTGAAGGTGACGTTGCCGGCGAAGGACATGAAGTAGCCCTCGCGCGCGCACACTTCGGCCATCTCCGCGTCCCCGGAGTAGCAGTGGAACACCGTCCGCTCCGGCGCGCCCTCCTCCTTCAGCACGCGCAGGACGTCGTCGTGGGCGTCGCGGTCGTGGATGACGAGGGCCTTGCCGTGCCGCTTGGCGATCTCGATGTGGGCGCGGAAGGAGCGCTCCTGCGCCTCCTTGCCCTCGGGGCCGGTGCGGAAGTAGTCGAGGCCGGTCTCGCCGACGCCCTTCACCTGGGGCAGCGCCGCGAGCCGGTCGATCTCGGCGAGCGCCGCGTCGAGCGCCTGCGCGCCCCCCGGCTGCCGGGCGCCCTGCCGCGACCAGCCGTCGGGGTCGCCGTGGACGATGCGCGGCGCCTCGTTGGGGTGCAGGGCGACGGTCGCGTGGACGGCGTCGTACTGTGCCGCCGTCCGCGCGGCCCACTGCGAGCCCTTGATGTCGCAGCCGACCTGCACCACCGTGGTCACGCCCACCGACGCTGCCTTCGCGAGCGCCTCCTCCACCGTCCCCGACTGCATGTCGAGGTGGGTGTGGGAGTCGGCGACCGGCACCCGCAGGGGCTCCGGGAGCGGCGGTGCCGCGTTCTTGTCGGAAGCTGCGGAGGAATTCGAAGGCATGCCCCGATCCTACGAAAGGGGCATGCCCACCCGACCGGCGGAGCTCAGCTCGCCTTGCGGTGGTGGAACGGGTGCAGGAGATCGGAGAGCTGCCAGTGGTGGCGCTCCTTGGCCTGCGCGGGCACCTCCGGCACCTCCGGCACCTCCACGGGGCCGGCCTGCGGCGCCCGGCGCTGATGGCGGTGCGCCGCGTCGAGCACCGAGGAGACCTGGCCCGGCCGCATGATGCGCACGACGTGGCCGTCGCAGTTCTGGCACGTGGGCCGGGACAGCGGCGACGGCACGACCTGCTGGTCGGCGACGTAGATGACGAACTCGTGGTTGTCGGCGTCGGTGTGGTGCTCGATCTCGTACGACTGCTCCCAGCCGTGCCCGCAGCGCATGCAGGCGAAGGAGTACGACTCGTGGACGACGGCGGTGGCGCCACTGCGCAGTGCGGCGGTCTGCCCTGCGATCTCGCTCATGCCAGCTCCTCTGGTCCGCTGGACACCGGGACGGGTGCGTCCCTTCGACCAGTGGACGCTTCCGCCGACGCGAATGCACCAGCCCTGTCGACTGTTGGATCCGATTTGGACTTTCCTTGCCAAAACGGCCCTGCCGAGGGGGGCTGGGCTTTGCTTTCGACCGCCGCCCTTTACTCGACCGTGGGGCGCTCGCTCAAACGACATGCGCCCTGCTCAGAGGGCATACGCCTGCGCGGTCACGCACCCGCGTTCTTGGCCGCGACGACCGCGTCGAAGACCTCCCGCTTGGGCAGCCCGGCCTCCACGGCCACCGCCGCGATCGCCTCCTTGCGGCGCTCGCCGGCCTCCTCGCGCACGCGCACCCGGCGCACGAGCTCCTCCGCGCTCACGTCCTGCGCGCCCCGCTCGGGCGCCCCCTCCACGACGACGGTGATCTCCCCGCGCACACCCTCCGCGGCCCACGCCGCCAGCTCCCCGAGCGGACCGCGCTTGACCTCCTCGTACGTCTTCGTCAGCTCGCGGCAGACGGCCGCCCGCCGCTCCTCGCCGAAGACGGAGGCCATCGCGGCGAGGGTGTCGTCGAGCCGGTGCGGGGCCTCGAAGTAGACGAGGGTGCGCCGCTCCTCGGCGACCTCCCGCAGCCGCGACAGCCGCTCCCCCGCCTTCCTGGGCAGGAACCCCTCGAAGCAGAACCGGTCGACGGGCAGCCCGGACAGCGCGAGCGCGGTCAGCACGGCGGACGGGCCGGGGACGGCGGTGACGCGGACGTCCTTCTCCACACAGGCCGCGACCAGCCGGTAGCCGGGGTCCGACACCGAGGGCATGCCGGCGTCCGTCACCAGCAGCACGCGCGCGCCGCCGACGAGTTCCTCGACCAGCTCGGGCGTGCGGGCCGCCTCGTTGCCCTCGAAGTACGACACGACACGCCCCTTGGGGGTGACGCCGAGCGCCTGGGTGAGGCGCCGCAGCCGTCGGGTGTCCTCGGCGGCGACCACGTCCGCGGCGGCCAGTTCCGCGGCCAGCCGGGGCGGGGCGTCCGCGATGTCGCCGATGGGGGTGCCTGCCAAAACAAGGGTTCCTGTCACGTTTCCATCCTCGCAGGGCCCATCCACGGGACTCCCACAGACGTGTTCCCTACGATGGCGCGGTGACCAGTACAGCGTCGTCCATGGACTCCACGGACACCCGGCAGGACCAGACGCCGCAGGACCAGCGGCCGTCCTGGCAGCAGCGGCTGCGCCGTTTCGGCTACTCGGCCGGACCGAGAAGCGATGTCCGGGACCGGCTGGTGCCGCCGTACACCCGGCCCGACCCGCGCATGTGGGCGGCGCTCGGCCTGCCGAAGACGCTGACCGACTGGCTCGGGCGCTGGTCCGGCTGGGGCGGCCCGCTGCTCGTCACGCTCTTCGCGGGCGTGCTCCGGTTCTGGCACCTGGGCAGCCCCAAGGCGGTGATATTCGACGAGACGTACTACGCCAAGGATGCGTGGGCGATCGTCCACCGCGGCTTCGAGGTGTCCTGGGACAAGAACGCCAACGACGTCATCCTCGACGTCGGCAGCAAGGTCAAGATCCCCGCCGACGCGGCCTATGTGGTGCATCCGCCGGTCGGCAAGTACGTCATCGGGCTCGGCGAGCTGATGTTCGGGTTCGACCCGTTCGGCTGGCGGTTCATGACGGCGCTGCTGGGCACGCTGTCGGTCCTGATGCTGTGCCGGATCGGCCGCCGGATCTTCCGCTCGACGTTCCTCGGCTGCCTCGCGGGCGCGCTGATGGCGGTGGACGGGCTGGCGTTCGTGATGGCCCGCACCTCGCTGCTCGACGGCGTGCTGATGTTCTTCGTGCTGGCCGCGTTCGGCTGCCTGGTCGTCGACCGGGACCGGACGCGCGAGAAGCTCGCCGCCGCGCTGCCGGTCGACGCGGACGGGCACGCCCGCCCGGACCGGCACGTCGCGGAGACCACCCGGTTCGGCCGGCGCCCCTGGCGCTGGCTGGCGGGCCTGATGCTGGGCCTGGCCATCGGCACCAAGTGGAACGGCCTGTACATCATGGCCGCGTTCTGCGTCATGGCCGTGCTGTGGGACGTCGGCTCCCGCAAGGTGGCCGGCGCCCGCCACCCGTACGTCGCCGTCCTCAAGCACGACCTGGGCCTCACCTTCCTGGCGACGATCCCGGTCGCGATCGCCACCTACCTGCTGTCCTGGCTCGGCTGGATCCTCTCCCCGACCGACGGCACCGGCGGCTACTACCGCAACTGGGCCGCGACCGACGGCAAGGACAGCAGCTGGTCCTGGCTGTTCCCCGACTGGTGGCGCAGCCTGTGGCACTACGAGCACCAGGTCTACGAGTTCCATGTGGGCCTCAACTCCCCGCACACCTACCAGTCCAACCCGTGGAGCTGGATCGTCGACGGCCGCCCGGTGTCGTACTTCTACGAGTCCCCGGCCGCCGGCAAGGACGGCTGCCCGGTCGACGCGACGGAGAAGTGCGCGCGCGAGGTCCTCGCGATCGGCACACCGCTGCTGTGGTGGGCGGCGGCCTTCGCGGTGCTGTACGTGCTGTGGCGCTGGTTCTTCCGCCGGGACTGGCGCGCGGGCGCCATCGCCTGCGGCATCGCGGCCGGCTATCTGCCCTGGTTCATGTACCAGGAACGGACGATCTTCTTCTTCTACGCCGTCGTCTTCCTGCCGTTCCTGTGCCTGGCCGTGGCGATGATGCTCGGCGCGCTCGTCGGACCGCCCGGCTCGAGCGACACCCGGCGGGTGGCGGGGGCGACCGGGGCGGGCGTGCTGGTGCTGCTGATCGCCTGGAACTTCATCTACTTCTGGCCCCTGTACACCGGGACCGCCATCCCGATCGACGACTGGCGTTCACGGATGTGGCTGGATACCTGGGTCTAGTCAACAACTCGGCTACAAAGGGAAACACCCCTCACAGTTTTCACTCGGCCCACTTAAGGTGCGGAGGACTGATAACGGGGAGGGGTTCGGTTCCATGAACAAGGGGGTCAAGGTCACCGTCATCGGCAGCGTGTTCGCCGTGATGGTGGGTGGGGCCGGGTACGGCGCGTTCAACATCGTGTCCGCGCTGAACGGCGACGGGGGTTCCGGCGCGGGCGGCTCCGAGGTGAAGTCCGGTCCGCTCGGCGCGGACGAGGTCCGGGAGACCTCGGAGAAGTTCTTCGCGGACTGGGAGAAGGGCGCGGCGGCGGCCGCCGCGCAGTTCACCAACAACAACGCGGCGGCGAAGTCGCTGCTGACGTCCTACGCCGAGGACGCGCACATCACCGCCGTGAAGATCACGCCCGGCACGGCGAAGCGGACCACGGTGCCCTTCACCGTGAAGGCGAAGGTGTCGTACCAGGGCAAGTCCGCGCCGCTGACGTACAAGAGCTCCCTGACCGTCGTGCGCGGCCTCACCACCGGCAAGCCGCTGGTCGACTGGAAGCCGTCCGTGGTCCACCCGGAGCTGCGGACGGACCAGGACAGTCTCGTCACCGGCTCCTCGTCCACGCCGCCCATCGAGGCCGTGGACCGGGGCGGCAAGGTACTGACGAAGGACAAGTACCCCTCCCTCGGCCCGATCCTGGACGCCCTGCGCGAGAAGTACGGCCCCAGGGCGGGCGGCACGCCGGGCGTCGAGCTCTACGTCCGCCACGACGGCAACGGCGCCCCCGACACCTCGCTCCTCACGCTCTCCAAGGGCAAGGCGGGCAAGCTGCAGACCACGATCAGCGCGAGCGCGCAGGCCGCCGCCGAGAAGGCGGTGACCCGGTACGACAACTCCTCGGTGGTCGCGGTCAAGCCGAGCACCGGCGAGGTGCTCGCGGTCGCCAACCACCGGGACGACGGCTTCAACGCGGCCTTCGAGGGCAAGGTCGCCCCCGGCTCCACGATGAAGATCATCACCGCGGCGATGCTCATCGACAACGGCGTCACCTCGATGAACGGCCCGGCGCCCTGCCCGCCCGACGCGATGTGGCAGGGGCAGACCTTCCACAACCTCAAGAACATGCAGCCCAACGAGAACGCCACCCTCGCCAACAGCTTCATGCGGTCCTGCAACACGGCCTTCATCAAGCTGATCGACGAGAAGCCGCTGACCGACGAATCGCTGACGGCCGAGGCGCAGAACAAGTTCGGGCTCGGCCGCGACAACTGGAAGACCGGCATCTCCTCCCAGGACGGCAGCGTCCCGGCCGTCAGCGGCCCGGACCGGGCGGCCAACGCCATCGGCCAGGGCCAGGTCACCATGAACCCGCTGAACATGGCGTCCGTGACGGCCACCGCCATCACCGGCGTCTTCCGCCAGCCGTACCTGGTCTCGCCGAAGCTCGACGACCGCGAGCTCGCCACCGCCGAGGGGCTGCGATCGAGCACGGTCTACCAGCTCAAGCAGATGATGCGGCTGACGGCCACGCAGACGCCGGGCACCGCGACGGGCATCATGCAAGGCCTCGGCAGCGCCGACATCGGCGCGAAGACGGGCTCCGCGGAGGTCGACGGCAACGCCACCTCGAACAGCTGGTTCACCGGCTTCCGCAATGATGTGGCGGCGGCCGCGATGACCGAGCAGGGCGGCCACGGTGTCGACGCGGCGGGACCGATCGTGCGGGCCGTCCTGGTGGCGGGAGACTGAACTCACCTCCGCGGGACGGGACTCTAGGGTGGTCGCCGTCGTTGAGGTGATGGATGAGGGCAACGGGGACCCCGGTGATTTCGCGGAGGAACGAAGGCTGTGGGCAAGAGAAGGCGCGTCGCCGAGCGACGTAGGACGCATCGTCCCGCCGTGATCGGCGGGATGGTCGCCGTGGTCGTGGGCGGCGCCGGGCTCGCCGGGTACGTGCTGTACGGCGGCGGCGCGGCGGCCGAGGACCGTACGTCCTCGACGGCGGCCTCGGGCGACGGCAAGCCGAAGGTGAGGACGGGCCCGCTGTCCGCGACCGAGGTCACCACCGCGACGCGGACGTTCCTGACGTCCTGGCAGCAGGGCAGGGTCGCCCAGGCCGCGGCCGTCACCAGCGACACCGAGGCGGCCACGAAGCTCCTCACCGGGTACACGAAGGACGCCCACCTCAAGGACGTCACCCTCACCCCCGGCACCCCGACCGGCGCCAAGGTGCCCTTCGCGGTGAAGGCGACGGTGTCGTACAAGGGCAAGTCGAAGCCGCTGTCGTACGACAGCTCGCTCACCGTCGTGCGGAACACCACCACCGGCAAGCCCCAGGTCGACTGGCACGCCGCGGTCGTCCACCCGGATCTGAAGGACGGCGACACCCTGGTCACCGGCGAGTCCGGGAACCCGCCGGTCAAGGCCGTCGACCGGGACGGCGGCGAGATCACCACCGCGAAGTACCCCTCGCTCGGGTCGGTGCTCGACGGGCTGCGGGAGAAGTACGGCAAGAAGGCCGGCGGCAAGGCGGGCGTCGAGCTCCAGGTCGTGCGCGGCGAGGAGTCGAAGAAGGACAAGCTGTCCGACAAGACCCTGCTGGAGCTGAGCAAGGGCACGCCGGGGACGGTGAAGACGACGCTCAGCCCGGCCCTCCAGGCGGCGGCCGAGGCGCAGGTCGCGAAGCGGGCGCAGTCGTCCGTAGTGGTGCTGCGGCCGTCGACCGGCGAGATCCTGGCCGTGGCGAACGCCAACAAGGGCTTCAACGTGGCCTTCCAGGGCTCCCTCGCGCCGGGCTCGACGATGAAGGTCGTCACGTCCTCGCTGCTGATCGAGAAGGGGCTGGCGTCGGCGGACAAGCCGCATCCGTGCCCGAAGTACTTCACGTACGGCGGCTGGAAGTTCCAGAACGACGACAAGTTCTCGATCAAGGGCGGCACCTTCAAGGCGAGCTTCGCCCGCTCCTGCAACACCGCCTTCATCAGCCAGGCGCCGAAGCTGGAGAACGACTCGCTGACCAAGCAGGCCCAGCAGGTCTTCGGCCTGTCCATGAACGACTGGGCGGTCGGCGTGCCCACCTTCGACGGGTCGGTGCCGGTGCAGTCGCAGGCCCAGATGGCGGCCTCGCTGATCGGCCAGGGCGCGGTGCGCATGAACCCGCTGAACATGGCGTCGGTGTCGGCGACCGTCGAGTCGGGCGTCTTCCGGCAGCCGTACCTGGTCTCCCCGGACGTGGACGGCCGCACCCTCGCGAAGGCCTCGCGCACGATGTCCTCGGGCACGCTGAGCCAGCTGCGCGAGCTGATGGCGTACACGGCGGCCTACGGCACGGCGGCGGAGGCGATGCAGGGCGTCTACGGCAACGTCGGCGCCAAGACCGGCTCGGCGGAGGTCGACGGCCAGAAGAAGCCCAACGGCTGGTTCACCGCGTACCGCGGCGACCTCGCCGCGGCCGGCGTCGTCCAGGCGGGCGGCCACGGCGGTGACACGGCCGGGCCGATCGTGGCGGCGCTGCTGAAGATGGGGAGCTAGGGCCTGTCCCTAACGGCTCACGGGAGTGGCCGTGGCCGTGTACGTCCGGCGCAGGAACCTGAGCAGGGCCTTGGACTCGAACTGCACCACAGAGACGCCCTGGGTGGAGTGGAACTCCACCACGGCCTGCACCCGTCCGCACGGCCACACCCTGACGTCCCCGGCCTCGACCGGCGCCCGCAGGCCCTGTTCCAGGAGGGCCCGCTCGAAGGTCCACTCGTGCGGGCCGGGCAGGCCGACGCGCACGGTGCGCGGGTCGGTGTCGGGGTCGTAGCGCAGGACGACGGGGACGGCCTCGGGTTCGGCGACCGTGATGTCGGCGTCCGTGACGATATGGGCTCGCGCGTACTGCTCGACTACGGACATCGGCTCGGCCCCTTACGCTGAGTGACCTGTGCGGAGGCTGTGCGACCGCTTCCTTTCCAATGTCGCATATTTTCGGGAACGCGCTCCCGGACGCCCCCCACAACCGGATCGCTCTTGCAAGTTGTTCGCATTAAGCCGCATCATCTAACGGTGCATGTGCCTGACGGATTCATAGACGCCCCCGTGTCCGCCGCCACCGGAGTGGTCGCCGCGACCGCCGTCGCCGTGAGCCTGCGCGGCGCGCGCCGCGAGCTCGACGAGCGGACCGCGCCGCTGGCGGGGCTCGTGGCGGCGTTCATCTTCGCCGTGCAGATGCTCAACTTCCCCGTCGCCGCGGGCACCAGCGGCCACCTCCTGGGCGGTGCCCTCGCGGCGATCCTCGTCGGCCCCTACACCGGCGTGCTGTGCGTCTCCGTGGTGCTGCTCATGCAGGGCATCCTCTTCGCGGACGGCGGGCTGACCGCGCTCGGCGTGAACATCACGGACATGGCGGTGGTGACGACGGTCGTGGCCTACGCCGTCTTCCGCGCCCTGGTGAAGGTGCTGCCGCGGGGGCGCCGGTCGATCACGGTGGCCTCCTTCGCCGCCGCGCTGCTGTCCGTCCCGGCCGCGGCCGTCGCCTTCACGCTGATCTACTGGGTCGGCGGCACCACCGACGTCTCCATCGGCAAGGTCACCACCGCGATGGTCGGCGTGCACGTCCTGATCGGCATCGGCGAGGCCACGATCACCGCGCTGACGGTCGGCGCCGTCGTCGCCGTACGCCCGGACCTCGTGTACGGCGCCCGTGACCTGCGCCAGCGGCTCAAGCTGCGGGTCAACGGCGCACTCGTCGACGCGCCCGACCCGGTGGCCGTCCCCGTCGCCGCCCGCTCGCACCGCAAGGTGTGGCTGGCCGGACTGGTCACCTCCCTCGTCCTCGCGGGCGGCGTCAGCTTCTACGCCTCCGCCAGCCCCGACGGCCTGGAAAAGGTCGCCGCCGACCAGGGCATCGACCAGAAGACCGAGAAGCACGCCTCCGCCGACTCCCCGCTCGCCGACTACGGCGTCAAGGACGTCGACGACGCCCGGCTCTCCGGCGGTCTCGCGGGCGTGATCGGCGTCGGCGTCACGGTCGTCGCGGGCAGCGCCGTGTTCTGGGCGGTGCGCAGGCGGCGTACGGCCGACGACGCCTCCCCCGTGAGCGCGGGCGTCTGACATGGGCGCCGGACACGCGCACAGGCTCTACCGGCACGGGCACTCCCCCGTGCACGCCCTGCCGCCGCACACCAAGCTCGCCGCGGTGTTCTGCTTCGTGGTGGTCGTCGTCTCGACCCCGCGCGAGGCGATGTGGGCGTTCGCGCTGTACGCGGTCCTGCTGGGCGTCGTCGCGTACGTCGCGCGCGTGCCCGCCGGCTTCCTGCTGAAGCGGCTGCTGATCGAGGTGCCGTTCGTCGCGTTCGCGGTGCTCATGCCGTTCGTGGCGGAGGGCGAGCGGGTGGAGGTGCTGGGCGTCTCGCTGAGCGTCAGCGGACTGTGGGGCGCCTGGAACGTGCTCGCCAAGGGCACGCTCG includes:
- the rsmA gene encoding 16S rRNA (adenine(1518)-N(6)/adenine(1519)-N(6))-dimethyltransferase RsmA, whose translation is MTSSPTPDALLGPADIRELADVLGVRPTKQRGQNFVIDANTVRRIVRTADVRPDDVVVEVGPGLGSLTLALLEVAERVTAVEIDDVLAAALPATIAARMPQRAERFALVHSDAMHVEELPGPPPTALVANLPYNVAVPVLLHMLDTFPTIERTLVMVQAEVADRLAAGPGSRVYGVPSVKANWYAEVKRAGSIGRNVFWPAPNVDSGLVSLVRRAEPIKTSASKREVFAVVDAAFAQRRKTLRAALAGWAGSAAAAEAALVAAGVSPQARGESLTVEEFARIAENKQDPEPTPENKPEQEPENKQQPQPEQEQEQQ
- a CDS encoding resuscitation-promoting factor, encoding MSNSQYQTYEPYGAAYDPHSAETLAYGVQTAPTPPMPVAYEEPMPVAYEDTYRPAYDLPGAPAPASAPEPASRAGASRRAARRRKMRGAERADSTMRRLLPQALVVAFLAGGTTAFVAKDKAIELNVDGKPRTLHTFADDVTELLAEEGVDVGAHDVVAPAPGTALSSGDEIAVHYGRPVRLTIDGQRREVWTTAHTVEGALKQFGVRAEGAYLSAARSQRIGREGLALDVRTERAVTVMADGRSRTVRTNAATVREVIEEAGITLRGQDTTSVAPGSFPRDGQTVTVLRITGTKEVREETIPFRVERREDASLFKGTEVVEQAGREGVRQVTYSLRTVNGVKQKPRRIRTAVVREPRAQVVKVGTKPLPTSVQGADGLNWQGLATCESGGRPNAVDPSGTYGGLYQFDTRTWQSLGGSGRPQDAPAAEQTFRAKKLYVRRGASPWPHCGRRLHG
- a CDS encoding TatD family hydrolase yields the protein MPSNSSAASDKNAAPPLPEPLRVPVADSHTHLDMQSGTVEEALAKAASVGVTTVVQVGCDIKGSQWAARTAAQYDAVHATVALHPNEAPRIVHGDPDGWSRQGARQPGGAQALDAALAEIDRLAALPQVKGVGETGLDYFRTGPEGKEAQERSFRAHIEIAKRHGKALVIHDRDAHDDVLRVLKEEGAPERTVFHCYSGDAEMAEVCAREGYFMSFAGNVTFKNAQNLRDAVAVAPLELLLVETDAPFLTPVPYRGRPNAPYLIPVTVRALAAVRGIDEDALATALAANTARAFGY
- the rsmI gene encoding 16S rRNA (cytidine(1402)-2'-O)-methyltransferase, whose translation is MTGTLVLAGTPIGDIADAPPRLAAELAAADVVAAEDTRRLRRLTQALGVTPKGRVVSYFEGNEAARTPELVEELVGGARVLLVTDAGMPSVSDPGYRLVAACVEKDVRVTAVPGPSAVLTALALSGLPVDRFCFEGFLPRKAGERLSRLREVAEERRTLVYFEAPHRLDDTLAAMASVFGEERRAAVCRELTKTYEEVKRGPLGELAAWAAEGVRGEITVVVEGAPERGAQDVSAEELVRRVRVREEAGERRKEAIAAVAVEAGLPKREVFDAVVAAKNAGA
- a CDS encoding dolichyl-phosphate-mannose--protein mannosyltransferase, whose protein sequence is MTSTASSMDSTDTRQDQTPQDQRPSWQQRLRRFGYSAGPRSDVRDRLVPPYTRPDPRMWAALGLPKTLTDWLGRWSGWGGPLLVTLFAGVLRFWHLGSPKAVIFDETYYAKDAWAIVHRGFEVSWDKNANDVILDVGSKVKIPADAAYVVHPPVGKYVIGLGELMFGFDPFGWRFMTALLGTLSVLMLCRIGRRIFRSTFLGCLAGALMAVDGLAFVMARTSLLDGVLMFFVLAAFGCLVVDRDRTREKLAAALPVDADGHARPDRHVAETTRFGRRPWRWLAGLMLGLAIGTKWNGLYIMAAFCVMAVLWDVGSRKVAGARHPYVAVLKHDLGLTFLATIPVAIATYLLSWLGWILSPTDGTGGYYRNWAATDGKDSSWSWLFPDWWRSLWHYEHQVYEFHVGLNSPHTYQSNPWSWIVDGRPVSYFYESPAAGKDGCPVDATEKCAREVLAIGTPLLWWAAAFAVLYVLWRWFFRRDWRAGAIACGIAAGYLPWFMYQERTIFFFYAVVFLPFLCLAVAMMLGALVGPPGSSDTRRVAGATGAGVLVLLIAWNFIYFWPLYTGTAIPIDDWRSRMWLDTWV
- a CDS encoding penicillin-binding transpeptidase domain-containing protein, which translates into the protein MNKGVKVTVIGSVFAVMVGGAGYGAFNIVSALNGDGGSGAGGSEVKSGPLGADEVRETSEKFFADWEKGAAAAAAQFTNNNAAAKSLLTSYAEDAHITAVKITPGTAKRTTVPFTVKAKVSYQGKSAPLTYKSSLTVVRGLTTGKPLVDWKPSVVHPELRTDQDSLVTGSSSTPPIEAVDRGGKVLTKDKYPSLGPILDALREKYGPRAGGTPGVELYVRHDGNGAPDTSLLTLSKGKAGKLQTTISASAQAAAEKAVTRYDNSSVVAVKPSTGEVLAVANHRDDGFNAAFEGKVAPGSTMKIITAAMLIDNGVTSMNGPAPCPPDAMWQGQTFHNLKNMQPNENATLANSFMRSCNTAFIKLIDEKPLTDESLTAEAQNKFGLGRDNWKTGISSQDGSVPAVSGPDRAANAIGQGQVTMNPLNMASVTATAITGVFRQPYLVSPKLDDRELATAEGLRSSTVYQLKQMMRLTATQTPGTATGIMQGLGSADIGAKTGSAEVDGNATSNSWFTGFRNDVAAAAMTEQGGHGVDAAGPIVRAVLVAGD
- a CDS encoding penicillin-binding transpeptidase domain-containing protein, giving the protein MGKRRRVAERRRTHRPAVIGGMVAVVVGGAGLAGYVLYGGGAAAEDRTSSTAASGDGKPKVRTGPLSATEVTTATRTFLTSWQQGRVAQAAAVTSDTEAATKLLTGYTKDAHLKDVTLTPGTPTGAKVPFAVKATVSYKGKSKPLSYDSSLTVVRNTTTGKPQVDWHAAVVHPDLKDGDTLVTGESGNPPVKAVDRDGGEITTAKYPSLGSVLDGLREKYGKKAGGKAGVELQVVRGEESKKDKLSDKTLLELSKGTPGTVKTTLSPALQAAAEAQVAKRAQSSVVVLRPSTGEILAVANANKGFNVAFQGSLAPGSTMKVVTSSLLIEKGLASADKPHPCPKYFTYGGWKFQNDDKFSIKGGTFKASFARSCNTAFISQAPKLENDSLTKQAQQVFGLSMNDWAVGVPTFDGSVPVQSQAQMAASLIGQGAVRMNPLNMASVSATVESGVFRQPYLVSPDVDGRTLAKASRTMSSGTLSQLRELMAYTAAYGTAAEAMQGVYGNVGAKTGSAEVDGQKKPNGWFTAYRGDLAAAGVVQAGGHGGDTAGPIVAALLKMGS
- a CDS encoding SsgA family sporulation/cell division regulator translates to MSVVEQYARAHIVTDADITVAEPEAVPVVLRYDPDTDPRTVRVGLPGPHEWTFERALLEQGLRAPVEAGDVRVWPCGRVQAVVEFHSTQGVSVVQFESKALLRFLRRTYTATATPVSR